In Anabas testudineus chromosome 12, fAnaTes1.2, whole genome shotgun sequence, the genomic stretch GAGCGCCAAAGTTCATTCATGAGAGAAAACGTGACAAACTGCATCACCTTGCCTGTGGAGCGCATGATGCAGTGActcactgcaaacacagaaagctTATAATTACATCTGCACAATACAATAAAGGCTAGTTGCACAGACACGGATTATGTTCACTCCTGATGTCTTGTAATAGTCAAATTCTATCGAGGAAACCACGATTCCTGAAGACACCTggatatttaaattataatacaGGCAGATTAATTTATTAGGAGCTTTCCACAAACAAAGAACTCACAAAACCCAAGTCACTCTCCTGTTTGATATCACTGTGGACACTGAGCATGGAGCAGAGAAAGCAAAGGAGAGATTTGTCTGAGgtgatgacagaaaataaataaaaaaataaaatgataagcTAAGCTGAagtccaaggtcaaggtacagCAGTGTCTGATCACTTCATTGTTCACTGTTCTTAGTGACAGTGGGCTCCATGGAAGactctgctgcagacagagaacaTAAAAAAGCCAGACTGGAATTTGCTAAATAGCATTTTGACAAGCAACAATGCTTTTGGGAGAAAGTCCTGTGGAGCGAAACGTcctgcccagtgtcagaaagctctGTCTCAGTCACAGGTCACGGGTTctccaacaggacaatgacccaacacacacacttagaagCACCAACAATGGAAAAGACCTCAACACTGAACTAACCTGATGATCTGAATCCTATCAAGCATTtctggaaagagctgaaacCCTTTCAACCTGAGACCGATGAAGTAGTGTGGTCAAGTAGAGAGGTCTGAACTAACTGTTGGGTCTCACTGAGCACTGCTTATATCACCTGTTAGCAGTTTGTGCCTCTAAAGGTTGTGCAGCACAATGTTAGGTGAAAGGATGCCACCATTTTTGTCCATGCAGGTTTTAGTTGTTATGTGTTGAACCTGTTGAAGtactttttctacattttatatatattttatttttgtcattttcatgttatttcagaGAAAATAGAGGGTTTTTTTGTGCAAGGGTACCAACAAATTCAtccacatcttttttttttttttttttactttgcagcAGTAGAGGTAAGGGATCCCAGTCAGGTAGCAAGCTGCTGCAACTCTTGAATCCAGTTTCAGTCTGTCAGAAATGGCTGGCTGTATATCAGGCTATACTGGCAAGAAAGTTCTAATTTCTTTCATCTGCACTTGTAGCTTTTCTTTCATGCTTTATCTCAGTGTATATCTGCATGTCCAATCAAGACATGCAGTGTGACAAATCAGGATGACAACGATTAACCAGTGCATGTTAAAATCTTTTAAACTTAATTTCAGCCCAGTGATATCACTGTCAGGCGACAGTGGATAAGAACAAAgcagttctgttctgtttcctggCATTAccttttagtctttttattgaaaacatgcCAGAACAGGACAGAAGCGAAACTGGAGTGAGGACTCATTCAAAAGCCTGTGTTGAACTATAGAAACACTTGTAAGACTGTCCACTGGGCAGCAGGACATGTGCCAGCTAACGCTACAGCTCTTGAACCCATTCAGTCTCTGATTTCCACCCAAGGTGGCTGTGGGCTGGCAGCTGTCTCTGATGACTCTCATGTTTAATGCAAAACCAGACCATTTCTGCTTTCAATTCACTGTCGCTTTCACCACTCACACACTGCTGACTGTTGAACTAAAATTAACATTGCAGCACTTTCCCTTTTGCCAGTCTACATATAGCAATATTACACATAGACTCAGTCTCGACTTTTCTCAACTCAAAGTTGGAAAAAATGTCCCACAAGATTCTCTAACCAGAGACTTTGCAGCTGTTGCTGATTTGAGAGTGAGTGGGAGAGGCAGGGGATCACCACATCTCAACTAATCCTCATAATTACACAGCTAGAAAACTGTTgttaaaatgcagcttttttcatttacagtagttCTACAGCTGCTGTGCTGGTAATGTCAGATGTTATTCATATTACAGTATCTATAACTTTTGCTGTCGTATATATTACAGGaatgtcattttaatgttgctgttatttGAATTACATCCTTATTGTACCAAGtacaaaatgcatttcaaaaaaaGAGGACACTATGTTATTATTACATCACACAATGACAATCTTAGAACGAGTAGTTCTGCCAGTTAAAGTGGATGGATAATGTTATTCAGTCTCTTTGCAGGACATTGGACGTAGATATCCATCCCCAAAATGCTGAGTCAGACTAAATAAGTCACATTCCAACAGGCTTTGTCAAGAAAAGATGATGTAATTATTTGCAAGCAACATCTAAATACTCATTTATTAATATCATCctgttaaaatgtattcatgttttCCTCTCACATGAATTTGTTCCATGAAGCCGTGACGCAACACTGACTGCCGCTCCTCTGAGTTTGGTCTGCACCCATCCAGTCTTGCATGTAGACGTTAGGaggttcattattattaatcaaaGTCATGGACATATTGAACCATTGGCTTACATCCTAACATTATTTAAAAGGGGCAGTTTTGTGTATCTGTTGTcaagtcaaaagacaaaacacatacaaaacacacttacaaaaatggttttaaaactAAGAATTGTTGAGTTTacctgatttatttttttgcttattGGTGCACATTTTGCACCGTTGCCCAATGATTTACAGCAACATCCTGTTTAATGACTCTACAGCAAAGCACTGTCAACAATACAGGAgtactgcatttaaaatgacaggAAATGTAGATAAATGTACAGCAGCATTTCACATTTAAGTCAAACACTCACACCAGCAGTTCTTTTTGTATTCATACCAACAAAATGAGACAGAGCTGATAGGTGTCTGTGAGACTGGCGTACCAAAGTGGAAAAAGCAAACATTGGCCATGTGGTTGGGAATGTCAtttataaatgtcttttctgCTGAGATTCTCTACCCATAAATATGTGCCACTAATTGATAATGATTGTTTCTCGTCGTGGCCACAGCTGGAGCTGCCATCAGCAGCCTTATGACTCATGCAGTcatttatgtgttatgtgttatgAAACATGGAGAAGCCAAGAGAGGGTGGGGTTAATTTCAGCTGCTGAATAATTCGGTTTTGCTACAAGGGATTTGcagctcgtgtgtgtgtgtgtgtggggagggtGCCCATGTGTAGataatcacattttttcaaAGGGAAGTGTTGGTCAGTTGAATAACTTTGATGAAACAACATAGATAAGTAAGATAGTTAAGTTTGGTCACTGCAAATTATTTTAAGCATCATATCTTCAGAGTGATGTGTGTGACCGCTTTAGGCTTGTGAtttcatacaaaaacaaatgcctACTTGTGTACATGTCAGTCCTTTATGACCAAGTAGTGCAAAGTGATGTTTTCCCCCTTTGTGGAGGTCAGAAGATACAATGATTAAATTGAAATCAGTGAttagaaaaatgtgttaaaaataaatggtaACCTTTTTAACCTCTTAGATTGATCCTGCAACCCCATGTGGGGGGTCTCAGCCTCAAAGTATGGAACCATTGGCCTAATATATGTTAGCAGTTCTCCCAACAAGCTGCTAAAAGCTGACAACAGCATACTTTACATACCCCTGAGCGGCCAGTCATTATTGTTGTAGTTAGGAAGAAATAATGGTGTAAAGGTCAAGTACAGACATGTGCTTAGTGATATTTGAGTCACTGAGACTGGTGAATGCATTAAGAACAACAGCCACTGTTGATTAAAACCATTTTGCATTAAAGTCATTATTActaaatgttgcattttaaGAGAAATCAATATTCCTGCTGATAGATTTCATGCAAATCCTTAGTCCCAACTAATCTAAATGGCCGGTCACATTTATGCTCTTTAGGCTCTTTAGAAGTGCACTTGTGATTCATTGTCATGACACTGTTCTGATCCCATATGTGTAGAGTATTGCTAATGATTGAGGGTGGAAGCACCTGGATTTCCGTTCTGAACAATGGTGGCCTCTTGGTCACCCTATCACCAGGGCTGACTAATGGAGAATATAAAACTGTCATCCCACTGCTCTTTAGATCAAATTCCTTGACTCTGTCCTGTTTAGTGTATTGTTGGTACTTCCCATGCATACATACTATATGTGCACTGGGTGTGTCTTTGAGAATGTGTTTAAGCTACAACACTGAATATCAGGGCTTTGATCCTGCCCATATGCGCTGCAGACTCATAGAGCTTTGCCAATAAGACGGTACCTGTTGCCTCCTGCCTATTAGACAACGTTCCGCACCTTATAACTAAACCATTGGAATGCTCTTTATACAATAGCTCTATTTTATTGTCATGATGATGGTGTATATGAAAATGAAGGTAAAGTCATGCATCAACACAACCAAATCTCAGTAATGTTAGTCAGATTTTCCATGAAGAATCGCTTCAGTAGTGGAGACGTGAACAGCTGCACATCTCAGACTTCAGCTCAAGTCCTGCAGAAAATATTGCTGTTATACTAAGAAAATCGGCGAAGTATAAGAATTATAAGCCTCTTCGGTATGCGATTATGGAATTCTTTGTTGGTGTCCTTTTTGAAATGAGCGTTTTCCTGATATGGGGAGAAAAAACGTTTCGCCTTGATTCGATTAACTTTGCAAGATAGCTGCTCATCACTTCAGCACTGATGCACGTTCTTGATGTGTTTGAACAAAAGAGCCAGAGAGCCACGGTTTCATTGCTTGTTTCTGTGCGCTAGAGGTCATGACGTTACACAGGTGTTTCCTTAACGTCATCACAAGCAGCAAAACAGTACTTGAGTCTGGCCATCTGTATCACAGACACGTGACACGTGTGTTtggagtgtttttcttttccttgttcACATTAGCCACCATGAAGAAATCACATTATGTCATATTGTCAGTGGTTGTTTTAGGTTCTCAAAGTGTCTGGACGTTTATCAAGTTCTGCCTTCCCTGCTGATGtgatggggttttttttttattcattcccTTACAGATGCCCAAATGTGAGGCAATGCAGTAGTGCCGTAGTGACCTGCTGACTGCTTGGGCTCTTGTTGTGGTATTCCTCTCTAGTTGTAATATCCCGGCCCAGGGGAGAGCCGCAATCGTGATCAGGAAATATGGATTTCTCTTTCCTCCCGTGGAGGAGGCGGAGTGGTGTAGCTTGGGGCAGCCGTCTACTCACTAAGCTTTAATCTCCCATCTGGATGTAATTTACTGTGGTTTACACAGGGAGAACAGCGTTTACTGTAATAGAGACCACAATTACCACCGGTCAGCCTTATCTCAAGAcctataatgtgtgtgtatatgtttgcaGATGGGGTGCACGCTTTATATgggggttgtgtgtgtttgtgtgtctaatGTGCAAGCATTAATAGACTTACACTGAGGAAATGCTGTTTATCTAAATCAACATTTATATAAAGATTTACCTCTCCCCTATCACTTGACTCTATTTCACTGggttttcttgtttgttggtttgtttgtttgattgtgttCAAAAATTAGATTCTTTGGTCacaaaaaaaagcatattaaaCTATATTCTTGGATAAAACTGAAGGATAGCTTTTCTGTAATCAATCTAAGAACTGGGTGTTAGTCCTGTCATTGTATGTACATTTATGTGTTTAGAGACACTATAGGATGCACTTGGTATAGAGGTAGACTAGACTAGCTGTTTCCCCCTTTTCCTAGTCTGCCAAGATAAATATCTCCTGGTTATAGATTTATATCTAATGTTTATTATAGTTCTCATCCAACTGTCAGCAGGAAAcctaataataacaatatttccTATTATATGAAACactgtttcctcttttcctgCTTCGAATTTCCAACTGCATACAACTGCAAGTTTCCACAGGAAACTGATAGTTTTAAATCTGGATTTCAAAGGCTACATTCACCCAGATTAGTTGAGAAACTGTTGTGACACATTTACCACATgctctgctgaaggtttcttgTGTTTTGGCACTGCTCTGTGATCACAAGCCCTGACCTGACCACTCTAGAGACCCAGCTGGATACTGTCAGACCTGTAGTGGCACTGCTGTCGTTATAGGTTCTCCAGCCTCATGTATACAAAACAGAACCTGGTCTTATTTTGTACTGGTGTTGAATATGTACAGGGACCTGCAGGCACCTCGGGAGACCTGAGAATTAACAGTGCGATCATGGTGTTGATGATAAAGGCTGGATGAGGACGATCTCACTCGTCTagctgtctctgtgtttgtgttcacttgTTCTGCTTTAGTGATCTCAGTCCTGTGTGGTCCCATGTTCACAGTCAAGCTTTAGTCAAACCAAAACCATGACACGACCCTCGCTGGGTGGTGTATGGTTTCAGTGAAATGGAGATGCTGCTTCTTTAGTGGCTCCAGTCATAGTTCCGGCCAGTGAAGAAGCAGCACCAGCttcttttacatgttttacttCATTTCTGTACAGTACACATATATGTGATCACCAAATACAGGTCAACAGCTGATTCAGTCACAAGAGATTTTCAGATCACAGGTCTGCATCGCCTCTTTAGAGTGTTTATCCAAGCTGTCACCCTCACTGAATAAGGTTAAGTTTGAAAGGAGACTTTTTTTAAGTGAATAATGGCCAATCTGTAACTgggataagaagaagaagaagcactcgtgacatgtttattcatttcactCGGACACACCTGCTACTTGTGACGCTGCTACTGTTGAAACTCTTTGCCTTGTATTTCAACCCTCAGCCAGTTAAGAGTCATTTAATGCCTGAATGCTTGTGgctttcatttttcactgtcattgtttttttttaggtctTTGAAACTGAAATTGTTTAAGTTACAataagctgcttttttttatccACATTTTGGATAAAAAATCTGCCTTTTTATGAGACTTTCAGTTTCAAATGCTTTGGAAATAAAACATGGCTTTAGTCTTTAATAAAGACCAAAGGAGAACAGAAACCCAGCTGCTTTACACTTCTGCATCATTTTCAGTCACCCAGGAGTGGTTCTCATATCCGTTTACGCTAAACTGGCAAGGAAACTCCTCCATTTGATTTGCATTACTTTTCTCCATCTGTAAGTTATCTTTTCTCTGTAGGAAACATGCTGTGGAATATGCTGCCTTGCTGGTATCCAGATCTGTATGGCTGCTTGCCATAGTACCTGCTGTTCTATTGCTCATCACCCTCCTCCCTGGCTTGActcacaaagtttttttttatgaccaTTATGTTGGGTCcccatcatgttttatttttgctcccTACTCTTACTGCCCTTCTTGTGACAGATGAAGTTAAGCAAGGAGGTTAAAGATGACGCAGTTCAGCTGTGTGGGAGAGGAGAGTAATGAGCCCTGGAGCCTCTGTGGCCTGACATCAGGAGCCCAGGGATACAACAGGTCCTCTGGTTTGACCTAGAGGATGGAACAAACTCTCTTACGAACTTTTTCTTCAGAAACCTCTTTGCAGTCAAGCATGTACACCCCTAAAGACTACAATTTCATTACTGCTGCATGAGCCTCACCATACAAACCAATCTGGTCAGCAGCTTTGGAGAGATACACTGTGCTGCCCAGCACACTATCTGTGAGAAACAGATATAAAGAGCTGAAAACCATTTTTACAACTATGGGACAGTGAACTGAGGGGGCTGGGGGAGCACGACCCTGTTTACATATACAATATGTTAATTATCCAGCAAGAATTACTTTTAGAGAGAAGTCCTCATGGCTGAAAAGGTTCAAATCAATGAGTAATGGAACAAAAGATAGGCCTTTTCTTCGTctaatgcatttaaaaacaaaggatTAAGCCACGTATTATGTGATGTGATTATGCAGCATACCAACGCTGACATGGTTAAACATTAGTGAGCTGCAAACCTTTTCATAAGTTGTATTATTGCACAGTCAAGTTTATTTGAATAACCCTTAATCACAGTTATTCTCAAAGGTCTCAACACCCACATTATAGAAACAATAGCTGAAAATGATACCCTGCAATGTCATACCCTCACAGAGGTCAGGGGGAAAACTGCTTGTTAAAGGTCAGCTGGGAATGAGGTgaaagaaaccttgagaggacGGCCTAGAAAGTAATCCTTTTTCTGGGATTTATTAGACAAGTTTATGCACATATTGATGTAAAGTGGTTCTCCCTGACCACAAGAGGTGAATTACCTCCCAGTCACCATTAATCACACAGTTAATACTGTAAGTGCATGAGGAGGAAGGAATGACTACGTGAGGAACTTCATGCAGCCTTCTATAATCTGGCAGCTTCTTGTGGCCAGCTCACTCCTCTATTCTCAACACTCACTGGTTCCCAACCGCAGGAGGTGCCAAGGATGGTTCCTCCTGACCGTGTCAAGGCTTAACCCAAGACCAAGGTCACAAAATCCTCCCCACCTCAGCAACTGAGAACAGAGCCAAAAGCCCTTGTGATGTGGAGCAGGCTCATagacaagaagagagagagcagatcATATGCCAATTAACAGTGaaaaaggatttattttatCAGCCTAGCATTGCTGCAAaggataaaacaaaaagcaacgTCCTGAAGAGTGGAAGTGACATTTAACAACAGCTTACAGTGAATTGCGACTTTCCCATGCTGTGCATAAAGAATATTCTGGGTCTGAAGcctgtggtgtttttgtacACAGTTCAATGAACGCCACTCTATAGAACAAATCCGCTGTCAGAGTAACAGCTGTACATCTTGGCCAGATGACCAGCCAACAAAAAGCAGTTCCCCTAACACAGGGAGGACCCAACCTAAGTGGCTGCCTGGAAGCTCTTGTGAATCTATTGCTATGAAGTCTGTCAAGCGCTATGGTCTTCTGCAGAGATATTGTTGCCAATTACACGGACCTGCCTGACACTTATCTCAGTGACAGTTTTACAGGAACCTCTGAAATGTTTGTGCGAGTGTGaatgcatcatcatcatcatcatcatcatcaaatcagGACATTCCTCTTTAATTATGTTGTTTGGAGAGAAAGTGTAGCACTGTGCTGACAGATGCTATCCTTGCTCACAAACAATTTTTTGTTCATACCAGGAACTGGACACATTTTAGCAACAGAGAGATGGTGTAAAAACAGTTGTCCTTATTATCATCATCTGGGAAAGTCCTTGTCTGTGTGTTCGCTACTAAATGACAGTTTCTCTCCAACACTTTCAGCTAATCACACTATGTACACAGGCAATGTTACAGTATAAATTTCATcgtgcctgtgtgtttgtgtctgtgtgtgtttttttgtgtgtgacagaaaaactGATATTTAACACTGGTAATGGGAGAGAGTGCAGAAGACAGTTGTCTGCTGCCCGTCCTGCACTTCTGCTCGAGGGTATTTTATCATATGTAGATTCCTCTTCCTGAGATGGAGTCAACCAGaggttttgtgttttcccaGGCGAATGAGAAACATACTCTGTTTATCATGGAATGATGGGAAAAAAtcaagacagaggaggaaacaatcAATGGGAAAATAAATAGAGAGCCGAATCTTACATGGCCGGAAACAGGTTTTGAACCTAAACAGTTGGGCACACAGAGGAACAAAATATTCTATATATGAGAGACCGGGGATGCTGCTGGTCAGAAAGACTTTTCCACTgcaaggtgaaaaaaaaaagtgtatgatcactttattttattctatttccTGTTATCACCACTAGAGGACAGAGATTATTCACACATATTAGTactggtttttatttctttatacaACACAATATTTTGTATTCAATGTATTTGTATTCAATACATGGACATGTAGTAGGAGGTATAGTGTATGTATATGTCTCTTTCTTCAGGCTGTATTTGTCTCACTCATTTAGATTCagatgtccaaaaaaaataacaactaaaGAAATAGGGGACAATTACAGTTTGCAACAGCAAAAACGAATGAATCATCCATTATTTTTTGACGacgtttgtttctgttttgcagacTCTACCCTTGTCAAACCCAAACAGTACAACTGAAGGTAAGAatttgtgcttgttttctttctgagcTTTTGTGTAGTTGTTGTTGAGACTccttttaaaacaatattttacttCACAATATAAGCACAAACTGTTTGGTTAAACTACATtactcttttacattttttgtgatTAAAACAGCAAACTGATGGGTGCCAGTTCTGAAAAAGTGCCGTTGAACAGTATTCATCCGTACTGTGTTTGCCATGCATCATTGACAAATATAAATGACTAAGCTCTTGAATCTTGCATTGGAGCTTATCAGTATTTGATCTGAATTTAGAGAATAGGAGAACATGTGTGGACTAGCAGGGATTACTCAGTTGCTTATCTTTATGTCTTATTTTCCCCTCACATCACTATAAGTAATGCTGATGAGTGTTGTACAACTTGCGGCCATGTGATAAAAAAGACATATAATGGACCAGTCCTGACCAGTGGTCCTTTGGGCTGTACAAGTACAGTTCATGGCCTCATATAGTGATCAGAGATACTTCCCCGGCGATGTCTTTCCAGCCTGTCTGCTTTTATAAACAGCTGTTGCAGTGTGAGGCTCCATTCAGTGACCCGGGGGGTCACTACAATCCCAGAGGTGCCTGTGGGGCAACTCAACTTCAGATCCAGCAGAGTTCTGTTCATGGCCGTGTTTccaatgtttgttttctcttctttctgtttgtccGGGCTGTAGTCATCCCTGTTCTTCCCCTGCATACTGTTCAACTGGGACACTTCCGCACATATGCATGTACTCCCACAGGAaaaagtactgtatattatacaaacatttttacttcaaaatgaaaacaggataCACATTGGCGGATTACAACTGGTTTTAGGTTTCTGTATGCATGGCTTAAGCATGCCGTTGTTGGATTATTGAGAGAATTACTGATGGTCACTGTGATGGTCTTAATTAGCTTTTGaaaacacttactgtacacaTACATTATGCTCATAAAACCGACCTCAATTAATCTCTGAATTGTGAAGACAAAATTATTTAACAGAAAGGTGTCTGTGTTTGGACTAATGTGGATAATTCTGTCTGactatatattttattcagcaCCTGTATTGTCATCCACAGTATTGATGTTCCAAGAAGTGTGGGGTAGGAGCTTCTGCCGGACCATTGAGAAGCTGGTGGAGGTGGTGCAGGAATACCCAACAGAGGTGGAGCACATCTACAGCCCCTCTTGTGTGCCGCTGGTGAGGTGTGCAGGTTGTTGTGGGGACGAGAACCTGGAGTGTCATCCCACCCAAACCACAAACGTCACCATGCAGGTGAGAGAGGCCCATTGtgcaataaaatgttgaaatttcCATCCACTATGCCGACAGTATGTGCTGTAATGGATTACATAAATAAGAACTCGTTTAATTCCACAGCTGTTAAAAATCAGGCCTTCAGAGCCGGGACAAGAATATGTTGAGATGACATTTGTGGAGCATCAGACATGTGAATGTAGGTAAGAAAAAAAGtcataatactgtatgtgacattaaatattcataagCACATGTTATTTCACCTGTGCTACATTTTCACTAACATAATAAGTAAACATTTCTAATGAATATATAGATTTCTATGAAGTTGTAAAATGTTCTCTGTATCACTGacaacatttttcattgttttcctaAGATACCCTCAGCAtttaaagccacaaacacaTGATTCATATATTTCATGGTCAGGTTTAGGCAACAACAGCCTTGATTTGGCAGGTTAGGGGAAGATTGTGGTCTTGGTCAAATACTGAAAAGCCAACAGTGAGATTACATGCGTTCACTATATTAGCATTTaaccaaaaccacaaacactgttttagtGACGTAAATCTACCTCCATATGGCTGGTGTGAAAACAAAGGCAGTGAACACAAAAGTAATGTTTGCTCCCAATAgatttgtgaaataaattagtaatatgtacagtaaatgtttagGAGACCATTGGTAAATACTTTTAGATAATATTGCACTTGGATATTCTTTCTAATTTAttgaaacatttctttctcagaCTCAGGAAGCCTGTCGTAAAGGTTGAAAGGTAAGAGCATGAATATATTAAGGTATCAGTTTTCACATCGTTGAACGGGATTATTTTCCGTTTCACAGAATAAAGGTTTAACTTGTATTTGTTTCCCGTTGCAGGAAAAGgcaaagagggagaggaaggaaaagaaaggagaaacaaaaaatgaaagaatgtgACAGGTGATGGCACAAACGTGGGATAAAGATCACAAACACTGTACCTTACGTTTACACCATTAACAACACATTactcttcttgtgtttttcaggtgtCAAGTCCCTCGCAGGTAACTGCAGTGATAACCCCCTGTTGCAGTGTGGCTCACTATTTATTTCCAGCCCAGTGACAGCATCGAGTCTCCTCCGCTCATCCATCAATACTGTGACTGCGGACTCAAACAGCTGGGTTGTTTTGCTGACATGCTCTCCTGCTTATGAGCAGAGTGTAATGACAAGGTTCAACGGGAAGTGTGTGTTCATTGGTGCAAACAGTGCTGTTATACACCTGACACAATGGACGTCACTGGGAGCGAGTGCAATGTAGAACCAAATAGACTGATGCCTTCTATTTTATAATAGTTATTACTGTATCACTTGTAGTATTTTGTCCATGTCTTTGGTATTTAAAGA encodes the following:
- the pgfb gene encoding placenta growth factor, whose protein sequence is MVCSGSRHPFSTRTHREMKLGFVLEAAVALYLLLSPAQTLPLSNPNSTTEVLMFQEVWGRSFCRTIEKLVEVVQEYPTEVEHIYSPSCVPLVRCAGCCGDENLECHPTQTTNVTMQLLKIRPSEPGQEYVEMTFVEHQTCECRLRKPVVKVERKRQRGRGRKRKEKQKMKECDRCQVPRR